The sequence below is a genomic window from Salvelinus namaycush isolate Seneca unplaced genomic scaffold, SaNama_1.0 Scaffold11, whole genome shotgun sequence.
aggaacacaagcattgttagatattactgcactgttggagccaggaacacaagcatttagttagatattactgcactgttggagccaggaacacaagcattgttagatattactgcactgttggagccaggaacacaagcattgttagatattactacactgttggagccaggaacacaagcaatgttagatattactgcactgttggagccaggaacacaagcattgttagatattactgcactgttggagccaggaacacaagcattgttagatattactccactgttggagccaggaacacaatcaatgttagatattactgcactgttggagccaggaacacaagcaatgttagatattactgcactgttggagccaggaacacaagcaatgttagatattactgcactgttggagccaggaacacaagcattgttagatattactacactgttggagccaggaacacaagcattgttagatattactgcactgttggagccaggaacacaagcattgttagatattactgcactgttggagccaggaacacaagcatttagttagatattactgcactgttggagccaggaacacaagcattgttagatattactgcactgttggagccaggaacacaagcaatgttagatattactgcactgttggagccaggaacacaagcattgttagatattactgcactgttggagccaggaacacaagcattgttagatattactgcactgttggagccaggaacacaagcaatgttagatattactccactgttggagccaggaacacaagcattgttagatattactgcactgttggagccaggaacacaagcattgttagatattactgcactgttggagccaggaacacaagcattgttagatattactgcactgttggagccaggaacacaagcatttcactacacctgcaatagcatctgataaatatgtgtatattaaccatataccacacctcctcagtccttatccgtggtgctgtatattaaccatataccacacctcctcaggccttatccgtggtactgtatattaaccatataccacacctcctcagtccttatccgtggtactgtatattaaccatataccacacctcctcagtccttatccgtggtactgtatattaaccatataccacacctcctcagtccttatccgtagtgctgtatattaaccatataccacacctcctcagtccttatccgtggtgctgtatattaaccatataccacacctcctcagtccttatccggggtgctgtatattaactatataccacacctcctcaggccttatccgtggtactgtatattaaccatataccacacctcctcagtccttatccgtggtgctgtatattaaccatataccacacctcctcagtccttatccgtggtgctgtatattaaccatataccacacctcctcagtccttatcagTCCTTATCagtggtgctgtatattaaccatataccacacctcctcagtacTTATccatggtactgtatattaaccatataccacacctcctcagtacTTATccatggtactgtatattaaccatataccacacctcctcagtccttatccgtggtactgtatattaaccatataccacacctcctcagtccttatccgtggtgctgtatattaaccatataccacacctcctcaggccttattgatTAATTACAACACATAGGTGTATTATAAGGCATTATAAAGGTCATTAAAATAATGATACTTACTTCATAGAAACTGTTACCCTTCAGATATTCTAACAACTCACATTTCAAGATTCATTATGTCATTTGTTCCATGTTAAGGGCTCTAACCTTGGAACAAAACTATTTGTCTCCCTCTTGCTGTTGCATgcagttcctctctctcttcctccattcctctaacccctccctccctctaacccCACCCCTCTGGCAGAACCAGGAAGTCCCTCCCCCTCCAACAAACTCTCTTCTGAGGAAACGAAACTGATCTGAGTCTCTGtgtcgtctgtctgtgtgagagtgaacAACCGTCAAAATGGCTCAACAGGGAGTTCTGCTGGACCAGGAccagttctgttgttctgtctgtctggatctacTGAAGGAGCCGGTCACTATCCCCTGTGGACACAGTTACTGTAGGAGCTGTATTGAGGGCTGCTGGGATCAGGATGTTCTGAAAGGGGTCTATAGCTGTCCTCAGTGCAGAGAGACCTTCACTCCAAGGCCTACGCTGATGAAAAATAACATGTTGGCTGAGCTGGTGGAGAAACTGAGGAAGACAGGACTCCAGGCTGCTCTCCCTCCTGCTCTGTGCTAtgctggacctggagatgtggcgtgtgatgtctgcactgggaccagaaagcagaaagccctcatgtcctgtctggcgtgtctggcctcttactgtgagactcacctccaACCTCACTATGAATCTCCTGCTTTCAAGAAGCACAAGCTGGTCAAAGCCACCGCACAACTACAGGAGAAGATCTGCTCTCATCATGACAAACTGCTGGAGGTTTACTGTCGTACCGATCAGCAGTGTATCTGTCTGATGTGTACAatggatgaacataaaggccatgatacagtgtcagctgcagcagagaggactgagaaacaggtaagaccagaacaacaggggcggcaggtagcctagtggttagagtgtagaggtggcaggtagcctagtggttagagtgtagaggtggcaggtagcctagtggttagagtgtagaggtggcaggtagtctagtggttagagtgtagaggtggcaggtagcctagtggttagagtgtagaggtggcaggtagcctagtggttagagtgtagaggtggcaggtagcctagtggttagagtgtagaggtggcaggttgcctagtggttagagtgtagaggtggcaggttgcctagtggttagagtgtagaggtggcaggtagcctagtggttagagtgtagaggcggcgggtagcctagtggttagagtgtagagatggcaggtagtctagtggttagagtgtagaggaggcaggtagtctagtggttagagtgtagaggtggcaggtagcctagtggttagagtgtagaggtggcaggtagtctagtggttagagtgtagaggtggcaggtagtctagtggttagagtgtagaggtggcaggtagtctagtgagAGCATTAGGCAAGGAAACGAAAGGTTGCTATattgaatcccgagctgacatggtaaaaatctgtacaaggcaattaacccactgttcctaggcagtcattgtaaataagattttgctcttaactgacttgcctagttaaattaaagaATTAAAAACTTGTTGGTGACTGTCTGGTAAACAAAGAATTAAAGATACAGTAGGAACTAAATCTGTTTGAATATGAGATCATTCAAATGAAATGGATCCACAAATATGAACACAAACCTTGAGTATATACATATGTTAACCCAGATTCTCCAAATGTATCACCATTTTCTAAAGTCAAACACTATTATCATTCTGAATGGCCTTTTATGAGTCCAAAGTTCAGTCTCAACCCCTTGATACATGTAAGCCTACCATAAAAACGATAATCATTCACATAGCAACATAATATCATATTGTAAAGGGACTTCCTCTGGATTGTAGACCTTCCTCTCTATGGGTCCTATGTCACATGACTATACTATTGATCTACTGGACTAATAAAGCTTGATAGCTCATTGAAGAGTGATTCTCCACAGAGGCAGCTGGGGATGAGTCAGCAGAAGGTCCAGCAGAGattccaggagagagagaaggagctgaaggagctccaacaggctgtggagtctctcaaggtgagtattgttgaccagaggagacacaccatttcacttctctcctccaatcagagagagggagaggggtcctTATCCAATCCCACTAACCCCACTGTTGTGAACAGGCTGTCTGGACCCCTTTCAGAGAATAGACTGTTTAATGTAACTGACGGGATATGAACCCAGGTCTACCGCGGGAGAAACCAACATCTTGACCGTTACACCAAGAGGACATTCCCTATTGGACCGACACTGATTTAGAAGTAGCAGGCGGGGCTACCTCATCACATAACCATGAGTAACCATGACTGACTCATGTCCCCTATACATTAAcatggagctctctctctctctcaattcaattcaaagatctttattggtatgggaaacatatCTTTACTATGCCAAAGCAAgtaaagtagataataaacaatcatgaatgaacagtaaacattacacaacatttattttcaaaagaatagagacatttcaactGTTATAATTGAAGTGCAAACTGAGTGAGTCGTGCGCCAGACtgagttctggaggtgaaatggaaaTGAATGAGGGAGAGTTAAGTGAGGTAGAAGGTGTGGTGAAGAGTTCAGAACCAGAGAAGTATTTGGTCAtacgagatttgacttcagaagagttccagggtgtgttgagtggtggtgtcccgtcctcccaggtcgttggcatggtgcaggagcagatagggtcaaagtagtggaatggggtagtgggtttttaatgagtgtagtgTTAGTTGGAAGGGTGTTTTATTAGTATTATCATAAAGAGGGAAAGATTGAAGTGTAGGGTCATTGAGGTTGGACGGGGTTGGGGGGGTTGGAAGGGATTTGGGGGATGGGGGAGGGTCTATTAGAAGTTAGTAGGActcttttttattttctcagAAGTTCTGAGTTAGGTAGGAGGATTTAGAAATGGTGTAAACCGTGATTGaacacactccagcacagtaggtggcgccatgcacctttaacgttggtttgcggaccgccattatatcatagaagaagaagtTGGTCTGTGAGGGTTTTGTGGTTCTGCACCGGTAGTGACGTCAGTCCTACTTGTAGCTCATTGTGGTCAACGTCAGCTGTGGCTCGAGACTGCTAGCTAACGGTTAACGGAGAGGAAAAGACTCTGACAGGACACATTCATGTAGAGAGGCTATGATGGCAATTTGTGGTAAgttacaatagagagagagacttttcacTACTATAGACTTTGGTCAGAATCAAAGCTTTGTTAACCAATACGTTTTTATGTGAGGCTGCCGGTAAGTTACAGTGTAACAgacgttgttagctagctaacggtaacgTTAACGGTGTCTTTTAAATTCCACATAAGTTATGTGGCGATGAAATCTAgataacgttgtatttaatgtagttttactatctgtgccaggctataaatgacacaaatgatatctagttaacgttgtatttaatgtagttttactatctgtaccaggctataaatgacacaaatgatatctagttaacgttgtatttaatgtagttttactatctgtgccaggctataaatgacacagatgatatctagttaacgttgtatttaatgtagttttactatctgtgccagattataaatgacacaaatgatatctagttaacgttgtatttaatgtagttttactatctgtaccaggctataaatgagacagatgatatctagttaacgttgtatttaatgtagttttactatctgtaccaggctataaatgacacagattatatctagttaacgttgtatttaatgtagttttactatctgtaccaggctataaatgacacaaatgatatctagttaacgttgtatttaatgtagttttactatctgtgccaggctataaatgacacagatgatatctagttaacgttgtatttaatgtagttttactatctgtgccagattataaatgacacaaatgatatctagttaacgttgtatttaatgtagttttactatctgtaccaggctataaatgagacagatgatatctagttaacgttgtatttaatgtagttttactatctgtaccaggctataaatgacacagattatatctagttaacgttgtatttaatgtagttttcctatctgtaccaggctataaatgagACAGATGACGTAACATCAGACACATATCTTTTCATACTCAGTTGTTTTCATTCAGTAGCCGTTGTAAAACAGTTATCAGTAGGTCATGTGTAGAAAAGGTGACAGTGTTGATCACAGCTTTCTGCTTTACATGTAGAGGTTTTGgcaaaaaacattacatttgattATTTTGTCAGTAATAGCTGCAAAAATTGGAAAAAAGCTTTGTTTATCTTTGGCAAACATGagatgacacaaacacacagagacagtgttGTGGCATGGCAAAGCTACCAGGCAACTAGCAAAATAACCTTTCTGGCAAAGGTACAAGACTCCATCAAATGCGAAGTATCTCCAGAATTTAGTAGCAAATAGGAGGTTCAGTTTGATGCGTCCACCACAAAATTAGCATCAAAAGGGAGAAGCAGTTCTGTAATATAGGATGTAATATTTGTTTGGGATCTTACtttttttaaatcagattttATTCCTAATTAATGTTCAGTTTTTGAAAATGTAATTTAGCTCATTAGTTGTGTTTCGTTTTGCCCCATTGTGGATGATACTGTTTAAGATGGTCCATGTGTCTGAAAAGGTTGGGCAGCGTCCTCTGATGTCATCGATCATAGACCAGAAATAGTCAGAAGTTGCAGTTATTTCCTACTTCCTGGTAAGATAATGGGAGTATCTGAGGAGAAACTGAATTCTAAGGATCATTCCAGTCAGAAGAGGCTATGTGAAGGCTCGTTTCAATTAATTTGCTATGGCCTAGTGTTCCAGCTCAGACAACGTTCTTTGGCCGTTTggactcgttctattgtccagcctactAGGACTCAGGGGGCAGAGGCTGGGTCTAGCTTTGCCACGGGGCAGGCTACTGGAGGGGgtaccaggagggaggagagtagagcaggaccaagaggtgttctgtacctgtctgtccaggaggggggagaatagagcaggaccaagaggtgttctgtacctgtctgtccaggagggaggagagtagagcaggaccaagaggtgttctgtacctgtctgtccaggagggaggagagtagagcaggaccaagaggtgttctgtacctgtctgtccaggagggaggagaggagagcaggaccaagaggtgttctgtacctgcctgtccaggagggaggagaggagagcaggaccaagaggtgttctgtacctgtctgtccaggagggaggagagtagagcaggaccaagaggtgttctgtacctgtctgtccaggagggaggagagtagagcaggaccaagaggtgttctgtacctgcctgtccaggagggaggagaggagagcaggaccaagaggtgttctgtacctgcctgtccaggagggaggagaggagagcaggaccaagaggtgttctgtacctgtctgtccaggagggaggagagtagagcaggaccaagaggtgttctgtacctgtctgtccaggagggaggagagtagagcaggaccaagaggtgttctgtacctgtctgtccaggagggaggagagtagagcaggaccaagaggtgttctgtacctgtctgtccaggagggaggagagtagagcaggaccaagaggtgttctgtacctgtctgtccaggggggaggagagtagagcaggaccaagaggtgttctgtacctgtctgtccaggagggaggagagtagagcgggaccaagaggtgttctgtacctgtctgtccaggaggagggagagtagagcaggaccaagaggtgttctgtacctgtctgtccaggaggggggatagtagagcaggaccaagaggtgttctgtacctgcctgttcaggaggggggacaaggcctggtggaccTGGAGAGCAGGGTGGCAGAGTTCTGACTCAATGAGGTGCAGAGaggctactgtacctactgtctctctctctgtgtctctctctctgtctctctctttctctctctctctctgtctctctctctctctctctctctgtctctctgtctctctctctctgtctctctctctctctctctctctgtccctctctctctctctgtccctctctctgtctctgtgtctctctctctgtccctctctctctctctgtctctctctccctctctctctctgtccctctctctctctgtccctctctctctctgtccctctctctctctctctctctctctctctctctctctctctctctctctctctctctctctctctgtctctctgtctctctctctctgtctctctctctctctctctctctgtccctctctctgtctctgtgtctctctctgtctctgtgtctctctctctgtccctctctctctctctgtctctctctccctctctctctctgtccctctctctctctgtccctctctctctctgtccctctctctctctctctctctctctctctctctctctctctctctctctctctctctctctctctctctctctctctctctctctctctctctctctctctctctctctctctctctctctctctctctctctctctctgtctctctgtctctctgtctctctctctctctctctctcttaacagcgctctgcacaggcagcagtggaggacagtgatcagatctttactgagctgatccgctccattgagagaaggagctctgaggtgaaggagctgatcagagcccaagagaaggctcaagtgagtcaagctgaaggactcctggagcaactgaagcaggagatagctgagctgaggaagagaagcactgagctggagcagctctcacacacagaggatcACATCCATTTCCTCCAGGTAACTAAACTGTCTTGTTACATGTGATATGAAATTAACTTCATGTGAAACTATTCATCTACATCATTTCgttgtcctgtctctctctctgtccctgtctctctctttctctccccgtctctctctctgtctgtcccttctgtccatccccctctctctgtccgtccctctctctctgtccgtccctctctctctgtccgtccctctctctctgtccgtccctctctctctgtccgtccctctctctctgtccgtccctctctctctgtccgtccctctctctctgtccgtccctctctctctgtccgtccctctctctctgtccgtccctctctctctgtccgtccctttctctctgtccgtccttttctctctgtccgtccctctctctctgtccgtccctctctctctgtccgtccctctctctctgtccgtccctctctctctgtccgtccctctctctctgtccgtccctctctctctgtccgtccctctctctctgtccgtccctctctctctgtccgtccctctctctctgtccgtccctctctctctgtccgtccctctctctctgtccgtccctctctctctctctgtccgtccctctctctctctctgtccgtccctctctctctctctgtccgtccctctctctctctctgtccgtccctctctctctctctgtccgtccctctcttctctctgtccgtccctctctttctctctgtccgtccctctctttctctctgtccgtccctctctttctctctgtccgtccctctctttctctctgtccgtccctctctttctctctgtccgtccctctctttctctctgtccgtccctctctttctctctgtccgtccctctctttctctctgtccgtccctctctttctctctgtccgtccctctctttctctctgtccgtccctctctttctctctgtccgtccctctctttctctctgtccgtccctctctttctctctgtccgtccctctctttctctctgtccgtccctctctttctctctgtccgtccctctctttctctctgtccgtccctctctttctctctgtccgtccctctctttctctctgtccgtccctctctttctctctgtccgtccctctctttctctctgtccgtccctctctttctctctgtccgtccctctctttctctctgtccgtccctctctttctctctgtccgtccctctctttctctctgtccgtccctctctttctgtctgtccgtccgtccctctctttctgtctgtccgtccgtccctctctttctgtctgtccgtccgtccctctctttctgtccgtccgtccctctctttctgt
It includes:
- the LOC120035723 gene encoding tripartite motif-containing protein 16-like, with the translated sequence MAQQGVLLDQDQFCCSVCLDLLKEPVTIPCGHSYCRSCIEGCWDQDVLKGVYSCPQCRETFTPRPTLMKNNMLAELVEKLRKTGLQAALPPALCYAGPGDVACDVCTGTRKQKALMSCLACLASYCETHLQPHYESPAFKKHKLVKATAQLQEKICSHHDKLLEVYCRTDQQCICLMCTMDEHKGHDTVSAAAERTEKQRQLGMSQQKVQQRFQEREKELKELQQAVESLKRSAQAAVEDSDQIFTELIRSIERRSSEVKELIRAQEKAQVSQAEGLLEQLKQEIAELRKRSTELEQLSHTEDHIHFLQSYQSLSSISVSSDLPSIVVRPLQYFGDVSKTVSELREKLEDFLKGEWTKISTTVNLVDVVLPPEPKTREQLLQYSCQLTLDPNTAHTLLSLSKGNRKVTYTDQVQPYPDHPDRFTNQWQVLCREGLSGRCYWEVEWTGYVNTAVSYKDISRTERDGGFGFNNKSWSLRCSRGGYCFRHNNVETKVSDPQSSRVGVYLDHKAGTLSFYSVSDTMTLLHRVQTTFTQPLYPGFYVNVGGTAELVKL